In Ochrobactrum sp. Marseille-Q0166, a single genomic region encodes these proteins:
- the ilvN gene encoding acetolactate synthase small subunit, with protein MNAQNLASGSAYFIAADTQTPETHTLSVLVDNEPGVLARVIGLFSGRGYNIESLTVSETEHEQHLSRITIVTRGTPSVLDQIRHQLERIVPVHRVVDMTHRAVELGHERPIERELALIKVAGKGEARAETLRLTDAFNAKIVDATTEHFIVEITGKTAKIDQFISLMKPLGLVEICRTGVAAMNRGPQGL; from the coding sequence ATGAACGCACAAAATCTAGCATCCGGTTCGGCATATTTCATTGCAGCCGATACCCAGACACCGGAGACACATACGCTCTCGGTTCTGGTTGATAATGAACCGGGTGTTCTAGCCCGCGTCATTGGGCTGTTTTCCGGGCGTGGCTATAATATTGAAAGCCTGACGGTTTCTGAAACCGAGCACGAACAGCATCTGTCACGTATCACTATAGTGACGCGTGGCACGCCAAGTGTACTCGATCAGATCCGCCATCAGCTTGAACGTATCGTTCCGGTCCATCGTGTGGTCGACATGACGCATCGTGCTGTCGAGCTTGGTCATGAGCGCCCGATTGAGCGTGAACTTGCGCTGATCAAAGTGGCTGGCAAGGGTGAGGCGCGTGCTGAAACCCTGCGTTTGACCGATGCTTTCAATGCCAAGATCGTGGATGCAACGACCGAGCATTTCATTGTCGAGATTACCGGCAAGACAGCGAAGATCGACCAATTTATTTCGCTGATGAAGCCTCTCGGTCTGGTGGAAATTTGCCGGACCGGTGTGGCTGCAATGAACCGGGGGCCGCAGGGTCTGTAA
- a CDS encoding threo-3-hydroxy-L-aspartate ammonia-lyase, translating into MSALPSYDDVVSAARRIEGYAHRTPVFTSSTVDRETGAQFFFKCENFQRIGAFKFRGAYNALSRFNDEQKKRGVLAFSSGNHAQAIALAARLLGIAATIIMPEDAPAAKLDATRGYGATVVTYNRYTEDRDALSKQLAEEGGLTLIPPFNHPDIIAGQGTATKELIEEVGQLDALFVCLGGGGLLAGSALAAKALSPSCDVYGVEPEAGNDGQQSLRSGRIVHIDVPKTLADGAQTQALGEMTFSIIRETVRDILAVSDDDLVQGMKFFASRMKMVVEPTGCLGFAGALQMAPELRGKRVGVIISGGNVDLERFATLIGKDI; encoded by the coding sequence ATGTCTGCTCTTCCTAGCTATGATGATGTGGTTTCGGCTGCCCGAAGAATTGAAGGGTACGCGCATCGCACGCCAGTCTTCACCTCATCAACTGTTGATCGCGAAACTGGTGCGCAGTTTTTCTTCAAATGCGAGAACTTCCAGCGCATTGGGGCATTTAAGTTTCGAGGCGCTTACAACGCCTTATCGCGCTTCAACGACGAGCAGAAGAAGCGCGGTGTACTTGCCTTTTCGTCTGGCAATCATGCACAGGCAATAGCCCTTGCAGCAAGATTACTTGGTATCGCTGCAACCATTATCATGCCTGAGGACGCACCGGCGGCGAAGCTGGACGCTACGCGCGGGTATGGTGCAACAGTCGTTACATACAACCGCTATACTGAAGACCGTGATGCACTTTCAAAACAGCTTGCAGAGGAAGGAGGTTTAACACTCATTCCGCCCTTTAACCATCCAGACATCATTGCCGGACAGGGCACTGCGACCAAGGAATTGATCGAAGAGGTTGGGCAACTGGATGCTTTATTTGTTTGTCTTGGCGGCGGTGGCTTGCTGGCGGGCTCTGCTCTGGCTGCCAAAGCGCTTTCACCTTCATGCGATGTCTATGGGGTTGAGCCGGAAGCAGGCAATGACGGTCAACAATCGCTCCGTTCCGGCAGGATTGTTCATATTGATGTCCCCAAAACATTGGCCGATGGCGCCCAGACGCAGGCGCTCGGCGAAATGACATTCTCTATCATTCGGGAAACCGTTCGCGATATACTGGCGGTCAGCGACGATGATCTGGTGCAAGGTATGAAATTTTTTGCCAGCCGAATGAAGATGGTGGTTGAACCAACCGGCTGTCTGGGCTTCGCGGGTGCTTTGCAGATGGCGCCAGAACTCAGAGGAAAGCGCGTCGGCGTGATTATCAGTGGCGGCAATGTTGATCTGGAAAGATTTGCAACGCTGATTGGTAAGGACATTTGA
- a CDS encoding ATP-dependent RecD-like DNA helicase, with the protein MQFSPEQDQALKAVGKWLKEGRSPIFRLFGYAGTGKTTLARYFAEHVDGDVQFAAFTGKAAQVLRSKGANNARTLHSLIYRPRGEEAIEDETTGKTSIAPTFSLNRQSPVAKAALIVVDECSMVDEQLGRDLMTFGTPILVLGDPGQLPPISGGGFFTEHEPDYLLTEIHRQARDNPIIRMALDVREGRELGYCDEGRAKVISKSQVNQDLVLSADQVLVGTNRTRKRYNQRLRELKGFTAEYPQAGDKLVCLRNDPAKGLLNGSLWKVMTSSKETVKPGINLLVSPEDEDRGVAKIKLLKAQFEDPDAEIPWQTKKRFDDFDYGYALTVHKAQGSQWDNVVLFDESYAFRDTRERWLYTAITRAAEQLTIVK; encoded by the coding sequence ATGCAGTTTTCACCAGAACAGGATCAGGCTTTAAAAGCCGTCGGCAAGTGGCTGAAAGAGGGGCGTTCCCCCATTTTCAGGCTGTTTGGTTACGCCGGGACGGGCAAGACCACTCTTGCGCGTTATTTTGCCGAGCATGTTGATGGCGACGTGCAGTTTGCAGCTTTTACCGGGAAGGCGGCCCAGGTACTGCGGTCCAAGGGCGCAAACAATGCGCGCACGTTGCATTCGTTGATTTATCGGCCACGCGGTGAAGAAGCGATTGAGGACGAAACAACCGGCAAGACGTCCATTGCTCCGACCTTTTCACTCAATCGTCAAAGCCCGGTGGCCAAGGCCGCTCTGATCGTTGTGGACGAATGTTCCATGGTTGATGAGCAGCTTGGCCGCGATCTGATGACATTCGGCACGCCAATCCTGGTGCTGGGCGATCCGGGGCAGCTGCCGCCGATTTCCGGCGGTGGCTTCTTCACCGAGCATGAACCCGATTATCTGCTGACGGAAATTCATCGGCAGGCACGTGACAATCCGATCATTCGTATGGCGCTGGACGTGCGTGAGGGTCGAGAACTTGGTTATTGTGATGAGGGAAGGGCGAAAGTTATTTCCAAGTCCCAAGTTAATCAAGATCTGGTACTTTCTGCCGATCAGGTTCTTGTCGGCACAAATCGCACGCGTAAGCGCTACAATCAGCGCCTTCGCGAGTTGAAGGGCTTCACAGCAGAGTACCCGCAGGCTGGCGACAAGCTGGTTTGCCTGCGCAATGATCCTGCAAAGGGGCTTCTGAACGGTTCTCTCTGGAAGGTGATGACCTCGTCCAAGGAAACAGTGAAGCCGGGAATTAATCTGCTTGTCTCACCGGAAGATGAAGATCGGGGCGTTGCGAAGATTAAACTGCTCAAAGCGCAGTTTGAAGACCCGGATGCTGAAATTCCCTGGCAGACCAAAAAGCGCTTCGATGATTTTGATTACGGTTATGCATTGACGGTTCACAAGGCGCAGGGTTCGCAGTGGGACAATGTGGTGCTTTTCGATGAAAGCTATGCATTCCGCGACACGCGCGAACGTTGGCTTTACACCGCGATCACACGGGCAGCGGAACAACTGACGATCGTAAAATAA
- a CDS encoding STAS/SEC14 domain-containing protein — translation MRNEDVPVVRRIPTNREDVFAFAIEGHLDEAALENLYGLLDAAYEGHEEIDLLIRLTGYEGVDWGSAFSESMLSMRAKSLQHLRRYAIVGGPLWIQASVTLMQPFLSIEMKTFEPEDEPKAWEWLSAEPTEQ, via the coding sequence ATGCGCAATGAAGACGTTCCCGTCGTGCGTCGCATTCCTACCAATCGTGAAGACGTGTTTGCCTTTGCGATCGAAGGGCATCTCGATGAGGCCGCCCTCGAAAATCTCTATGGCCTGCTTGATGCGGCCTATGAAGGCCACGAAGAAATCGATTTGCTCATTCGTCTGACGGGTTATGAAGGTGTCGATTGGGGTTCTGCATTTTCCGAAAGCATGTTGTCGATGCGCGCCAAATCGCTCCAGCACTTGCGCCGTTATGCCATCGTCGGCGGGCCTTTATGGATACAGGCGAGCGTTACGCTAATGCAGCCATTTTTGTCCATTGAAATGAAGACTTTTGAGCCGGAGGACGAACCCAAAGCTTGGGAATGGCTTAGCGCTGAACCAACGGAACAATGA
- a CDS encoding pyridoxine 5'-phosphate synthase, protein MPAKLSVNLNAIAMLRNRRDLPWPSVTGLGRAALAAGAAGLTVHPRPDQRHIRFSDLGDIRALIDDEYPQAEFNIEGFPTEAFLELVEKHQPEQVTLVPDDPMQATSDHGWDFETKSDFLAPIVQRLKSKGMRVSLFADPDPLGYDKAKAIGADRIELYTGPYGATYDNAAAATRELGRLGKAADAATTLGLAINAGHDLTVENLPALVKRVPQLSEVSIGHGLTADALMYGMPVTVSRYIAALAI, encoded by the coding sequence ATGCCTGCAAAACTGTCCGTCAATCTCAATGCCATTGCAATGTTGCGAAATCGTCGTGATCTGCCATGGCCAAGTGTTACCGGGCTCGGGCGAGCAGCGCTTGCGGCAGGCGCCGCAGGTTTGACCGTACATCCGCGTCCGGATCAACGCCATATTCGTTTTTCCGATCTTGGCGACATCCGCGCGCTTATTGATGATGAATACCCGCAGGCCGAGTTCAACATTGAGGGCTTTCCAACAGAAGCATTTCTGGAGTTGGTTGAAAAGCATCAACCTGAGCAGGTAACGCTGGTGCCAGACGATCCAATGCAAGCAACTTCCGATCACGGCTGGGACTTTGAAACGAAGTCTGATTTCCTGGCGCCGATCGTTCAGCGTCTGAAATCAAAGGGAATGCGCGTGTCTTTGTTCGCTGATCCTGATCCACTTGGCTATGACAAGGCCAAAGCTATTGGGGCAGACCGGATTGAGCTGTATACCGGTCCTTATGGCGCGACATACGACAATGCTGCGGCTGCGACGCGCGAACTCGGTCGTCTCGGTAAGGCAGCAGATGCTGCAACAACACTCGGTCTAGCAATCAATGCTGGGCACGATTTGACAGTTGAAAATCTACCGGCGCTGGTCAAACGTGTACCACAGTTAAGCGAAGTCTCTATCGGTCATGGCCTGACAGCAGATGCTTTGATGTATGGTATGCCTGTTACAGTCAGTCGCTATATTGCGGCGCTGGCCATATAG
- a CDS encoding TetR/AcrR family transcriptional regulator produces MTDKSEEFQAQKQPSFSPRQNEVLEQALRLLVEGGDRALTTASIARAANCSKESLYKWFGDRDGLLTAMVRWQASKVRVVPVAREKLDAESLFSSLEHFARDWLLVLSGRTSVALNRLAVSHSASGKSALGDIVLSNGPVAMAKRLKPILEMGQEAKLLAFDDIDEAFRAFFGLVVRDMQIRLLLGDRQELTDAEVIRNARRATKQFFALYGA; encoded by the coding sequence GTGACTGATAAAAGCGAAGAATTTCAGGCTCAGAAGCAGCCGTCTTTCTCGCCGCGTCAGAACGAAGTTCTGGAGCAGGCGTTGCGCCTTCTTGTTGAAGGTGGGGACCGCGCTTTGACTACGGCAAGCATTGCGCGTGCTGCCAATTGCTCCAAGGAAAGCCTCTATAAATGGTTTGGCGATCGCGATGGTTTGCTGACCGCGATGGTTCGCTGGCAGGCATCGAAGGTTCGTGTCGTGCCGGTGGCGCGTGAGAAGCTTGATGCGGAATCGCTTTTCTCAAGCCTTGAACATTTTGCCCGCGACTGGTTGCTGGTTCTGTCCGGGCGCACATCCGTCGCGCTCAACCGCCTGGCCGTCAGCCATTCTGCCTCCGGCAAGTCCGCACTTGGTGACATCGTTCTATCCAATGGTCCGGTTGCAATGGCCAAGCGTCTCAAGCCTATCCTTGAAATGGGACAGGAAGCGAAGCTTCTGGCTTTTGACGATATCGATGAAGCATTTCGTGCATTTTTCGGACTGGTTGTCCGGGATATGCAGATCCGGTTGCTGCTTGGCGACCGGCAGGAACTAACTGACGCGGAGGTTATCCGGAATGCCCGGCGCGCCACCAAGCAGTTTTTCGCTCTTTATGGAGCTTAA
- the ilvC gene encoding ketol-acid reductoisomerase encodes MRVYYDRDADVNLIKSKKVVIVGYGSQGRAHALNLKDSGAANVRIALREGSATAKKAEADGFEVMNVADAAKWADLLMMATPDELQADIYKEHIQDNIRDGAAIAFAHGLNVHFGLIEPKKTVDVVMIAPKGPGHTVRGEYQKGGGVPCLIAIHQDASGNAHDLALSYASGVGGGRSGVIETTFKEECETDLFGEQAVLCGGVVELIRTGFEVLVEAGYAPEMAYFECLHEMKLIVDLIYEGGIANMNYSISNTAEWGEYVTGPRIITAETKEEMKRVLKDIQTGKFTSDWMQEYRAGAARFKGIRRNNDSHQIEEVGEKLRGMMPWIAANKLVDKARN; translated from the coding sequence ATGCGCGTTTACTACGATCGCGATGCAGACGTTAATCTGATCAAGTCGAAGAAGGTTGTTATCGTTGGTTACGGTAGCCAGGGCCGCGCTCATGCGCTTAACCTCAAGGACTCCGGTGCTGCCAATGTACGCATCGCTCTTCGTGAAGGTTCGGCGACCGCCAAGAAGGCAGAAGCTGACGGCTTCGAAGTTATGAATGTTGCTGATGCGGCCAAGTGGGCCGATCTCCTTATGATGGCAACCCCTGATGAACTTCAGGCCGACATCTACAAAGAACACATTCAGGATAACATTCGTGACGGCGCTGCAATCGCTTTCGCACACGGCCTCAATGTTCACTTTGGTCTGATTGAGCCTAAGAAGACCGTAGACGTTGTCATGATCGCACCTAAAGGCCCAGGCCATACGGTTCGTGGCGAATACCAGAAGGGCGGCGGCGTTCCTTGCCTTATCGCCATCCATCAGGATGCTTCGGGCAATGCACATGATCTCGCTCTGTCCTACGCTTCGGGCGTTGGTGGCGGCCGTTCGGGCGTTATTGAAACCACCTTCAAGGAAGAGTGCGAAACCGATCTGTTCGGCGAGCAGGCTGTTCTTTGCGGCGGCGTTGTTGAGCTCATCCGCACCGGCTTTGAAGTTCTCGTTGAAGCTGGTTACGCACCAGAAATGGCTTACTTCGAGTGCTTGCACGAAATGAAGCTTATCGTAGACCTGATCTACGAAGGCGGCATCGCGAACATGAACTACTCGATCTCCAACACTGCTGAGTGGGGCGAATACGTCACTGGCCCACGCATCATCACGGCAGAAACCAAGGAAGAAATGAAGCGCGTTCTGAAGGATATTCAGACTGGCAAGTTTACTTCTGACTGGATGCAGGAATACCGTGCGGGTGCAGCGCGCTTCAAGGGCATCCGTCGCAACAACGACAGCCACCAGATCGAAGAAGTTGGCGAAAAGCTCCGTGGCATGATGCCATGGATCGCAGCGAACAAGCTCGTCGACAAGGCACGCAACTAA
- a CDS encoding PLP-dependent aminotransferase family protein — protein MLDWETVFATRSKRMRASEIRELLKLLERPDIISFAGGIPDPALFPHAEFQSAYQDIFGGPEANAALQYSVSEGYKPLRTWLVSELAKIGIPCTEDNVFITSGSQQALDYLGKLFISPNDTALVTAPTYLGALQAFNAYEPTYDILSLNGNRTPNSYKEAAENAGGQVKFAYLSADFSNPTGETVDRAGREKLLADADELDIPIIEDAAYQYLRYNGEAIAPILSMDIARHDGDIEKTRTIYCGSFSKTLAPGLRVGYVVAAKSVIRKLVLMKQAADLHSSTINQIAIHRVASTGFDSQVSKVRGVYKHRRDKMLEALAKYMPEGTNWTKPEGGMFIWVTLPKGMDGAALLAASIESEKVAFVPGKAFFADGTGANTLRLSYSCANDEMIDEGIMRLGRLIRTHSKSEAA, from the coding sequence GTGCTGGACTGGGAAACTGTATTTGCAACGCGTTCGAAACGCATGCGCGCTTCGGAAATCCGTGAACTTCTGAAACTGCTGGAGCGTCCGGATATTATTTCCTTTGCTGGTGGTATTCCCGATCCGGCATTGTTTCCACACGCTGAATTCCAGAGCGCTTATCAGGATATCTTTGGTGGTCCTGAAGCCAATGCAGCTCTGCAATATTCCGTTTCCGAAGGTTACAAGCCACTCCGTACGTGGTTGGTGAGCGAACTCGCCAAAATCGGCATTCCCTGCACCGAAGACAACGTCTTTATCACCTCCGGCTCACAGCAGGCGCTTGACTATCTCGGCAAGCTCTTCATTTCGCCGAATGACACCGCACTGGTGACCGCTCCGACCTATCTCGGCGCATTGCAGGCATTTAACGCTTACGAGCCGACTTATGACATTCTCTCGCTGAACGGTAATCGCACACCGAATTCCTATAAGGAAGCAGCTGAAAATGCTGGCGGTCAGGTGAAGTTTGCCTATCTTTCGGCGGATTTCAGCAATCCGACTGGCGAAACGGTTGATCGTGCCGGCCGCGAGAAGCTGCTTGCCGATGCCGATGAGCTTGATATTCCGATTATCGAAGACGCTGCTTATCAATATCTGCGTTACAATGGAGAAGCCATTGCGCCGATCCTGTCGATGGATATTGCCCGTCATGATGGTGATATCGAAAAGACTCGCACGATCTACTGTGGTTCTTTCTCGAAGACGCTCGCACCCGGTCTGCGCGTAGGCTACGTCGTTGCTGCAAAGTCGGTTATCCGTAAGTTGGTCCTGATGAAACAGGCGGCTGACCTTCATTCCTCTACAATCAACCAGATTGCCATTCATCGGGTAGCTTCGACTGGTTTCGACAGCCAAGTCTCCAAGGTGCGTGGCGTTTACAAGCATCGTCGTGACAAGATGCTGGAAGCGCTTGCCAAATATATGCCGGAAGGCACTAACTGGACCAAACCGGAAGGTGGCATGTTCATCTGGGTGACGCTTCCAAAGGGCATGGACGGTGCCGCATTGCTTGCGGCGTCAATTGAAAGCGAGAAGGTGGCATTTGTACCGGGCAAGGCATTTTTTGCCGACGGTACGGGCGCCAACACGCTGCGTCTTAGCTATTCGTGCGCTAATGATGAAATGATTGATGAAGGCATCATGCGTCTGGGTCGCCTGATCCGCACGCACTCCAAATCTGAAGCTGCATAA
- a CDS encoding BA14K family protein, which produces MLEKIRYIILCSGLFAACLVGSAAAVDLNTPYVPSLRPSTPPVAGGLPRTYQPKAGSGKCFGVGCRNSGNYISPEGIPIYKNGDPLEVRPSNRKPVTTFGPSSNHISWCSNRYRSYRTSDNTYQPLAGPRTGCNSPFQ; this is translated from the coding sequence ATGCTTGAAAAGATACGGTACATTATACTTTGCTCAGGTCTGTTTGCTGCATGCCTTGTCGGCAGCGCTGCAGCTGTTGACCTGAATACCCCTTACGTACCGTCCTTGCGTCCAAGCACTCCGCCTGTCGCAGGCGGATTGCCGCGGACTTACCAGCCAAAAGCTGGGTCAGGTAAGTGCTTCGGCGTAGGCTGCCGTAACAGTGGCAACTATATTTCGCCCGAGGGCATTCCCATCTACAAAAATGGCGACCCGCTTGAGGTTCGCCCGTCCAACCGAAAACCAGTGACCACATTCGGTCCAAGCAGCAATCATATATCATGGTGCTCCAACCGCTACCGCAGCTATCGCACGTCAGATAACACATATCAGCCCTTGGCAGGACCGCGTACCGGCTGTAATTCGCCCTTTCAATAA
- a CDS encoding endonuclease/exonuclease/phosphatase family protein, translated as MFTIATFNVENLMRRFDFSGFRNELHQDRSLKLFEIDDESQYRLLEQARAIAHTDDTRQMTALAIAETRADVLCLQEVDNLAALNAFEFGYLFKMIGQGYRNKYLIDGNDSRGIDVAVMARDMTRDGQRIEVLEVTSHAHLTYKELGLYQPVLAELGLEPHDRIFKRDCLCLDMRIDGKPLTLFVVHLKSMGGARNGLDGRTASLPVRLAETRAIRHIIEEKFGAANTSGKRWLICGDFNDYRERVVIEGDEWNGYQFTPVREADSSLDILLNDGFAINLVERRLEMDRWTLYHTRGPQERHLCQLDYILASPALAEKNGHAIPQIIRRGQPWRTIFPPGQEVDRYPRTGWDRPKASDHCPVTVTLNIV; from the coding sequence ATGTTTACGATAGCAACCTTCAATGTCGAAAATCTGATGCGCCGGTTTGATTTTTCCGGCTTTCGCAATGAATTGCATCAGGATCGTTCGCTCAAGCTCTTCGAGATCGACGATGAATCACAGTACCGTCTGCTCGAGCAGGCGCGAGCGATTGCCCATACCGATGACACACGGCAGATGACGGCGCTGGCAATCGCCGAAACCCGGGCCGATGTGCTTTGTCTACAAGAAGTCGATAACCTGGCCGCCCTCAATGCATTCGAATTTGGCTATCTTTTCAAGATGATTGGGCAGGGCTATCGCAATAAGTATCTGATTGACGGTAATGATAGCCGAGGCATCGATGTGGCCGTTATGGCGCGAGATATGACGCGCGACGGCCAGCGGATTGAAGTGCTGGAAGTCACCAGCCATGCGCATCTGACCTATAAGGAGCTTGGCCTTTATCAGCCGGTATTGGCTGAACTGGGACTCGAGCCGCATGATCGCATTTTCAAACGCGATTGCCTTTGCCTTGATATGCGGATCGATGGCAAGCCACTGACGCTTTTTGTTGTTCACCTGAAGTCAATGGGTGGTGCACGTAACGGTCTTGATGGCCGCACCGCATCCTTGCCGGTCAGACTGGCAGAAACGCGTGCTATCCGTCACATCATTGAAGAGAAGTTTGGAGCTGCTAACACATCAGGCAAGCGCTGGCTCATTTGCGGAGATTTCAACGATTATCGTGAACGTGTCGTCATTGAAGGCGATGAGTGGAATGGCTATCAGTTTACGCCGGTTCGGGAAGCCGACAGTTCACTGGATATTTTGCTGAACGATGGCTTTGCAATAAATCTTGTGGAGCGTCGCCTCGAAATGGACCGCTGGACGCTTTATCACACGCGCGGGCCGCAGGAACGCCATCTTTGCCAACTTGATTACATTCTGGCATCGCCAGCCCTTGCAGAAAAAAACGGTCATGCTATTCCGCAGATTATCCGCCGTGGTCAGCCCTGGCGCACGATTTTCCCGCCGGGACAGGAAGTGGATCGTTATCCACGCACAGGATGGGATCGCCCGAAAGCCAGCGACCACTGTCCTGTGACAGTGACGCTGAATATTGTGTGA
- a CDS encoding NUDIX hydrolase, whose protein sequence is MQHVKENTVYEIDRVDVRILPGPLEYSQANKDAIAENWRREHHANPTLFDGEIYLAPEAKLEGRSFTAGFHRTSFATLMYWRKDSQPVRPWHIFGVGIMVSAEGHLMAALMSAHNAVAGRVYFPAGSIDDNDIVDGRANYENNMAREVFEETGISLGDAKAEAKTHLVMAEGSIALFRRYYFALSTDELLNKIETNLASQAEPELSEIIPVKQAGAMGKATPSYVRAFADWHFSNQQ, encoded by the coding sequence ATGCAACATGTGAAAGAAAACACGGTTTATGAAATTGATCGTGTTGATGTCCGGATTCTGCCGGGGCCGCTTGAATATTCTCAAGCCAATAAAGACGCAATCGCTGAAAACTGGCGACGCGAGCATCACGCCAATCCGACTTTGTTTGATGGCGAGATTTATCTTGCACCAGAAGCAAAACTGGAAGGCCGCTCCTTTACGGCAGGTTTTCATCGCACGAGCTTCGCAACACTGATGTATTGGCGCAAGGACAGCCAGCCCGTACGGCCATGGCATATTTTTGGCGTCGGCATCATGGTGTCTGCTGAAGGTCATTTGATGGCAGCCCTTATGAGTGCGCATAATGCGGTCGCTGGCCGTGTCTATTTTCCGGCAGGTTCCATTGATGATAACGATATTGTTGATGGTCGGGCAAATTATGAAAACAATATGGCCCGTGAAGTCTTTGAAGAAACCGGAATCAGCCTTGGTGACGCCAAGGCAGAAGCAAAGACACATTTGGTTATGGCGGAAGGGAGTATTGCGCTTTTCCGCCGCTATTACTTTGCTTTGTCGACGGACGAATTGCTCAATAAAATTGAGACCAATCTGGCTTCTCAGGCTGAACCGGAACTCTCAGAAATCATTCCGGTCAAGCAGGCCGGGGCCATGGGAAAGGCGACACCTTCCTATGTGCGCGCATTTGCGGACTGGCATTTTTCAAATCAACAGTAG
- a CDS encoding PhzF family phenazine biosynthesis protein, whose amino-acid sequence MTEAVSAGRYYEIFDVFADKALAGNPLAVVHESEGLTDARMQAIAREFNLSETVFIFPPENPVHEAAVRIFTPDYELPFAGHPTVGAAVSLARHRKTGDESDRLVTLEEKVGVVRCGVILGENSAFAEFDLPRLPEKVDIKIEKEEAAAAIGLGTHEIGFENHVPEVWSAGTPYLLVPVHNLIAAAKVSIDPVYVSESLPHVGERPLPIYVYCRETILFDSNYHTRMFVTGSNVYEDPATGSAAAAFGGMILTKDKPVDGSSQWWIEQGMEMGRPSRIRLELDVSKQTLSGARIGGTAVKIAEGRLFV is encoded by the coding sequence ATGACCGAAGCTGTGAGTGCCGGCCGGTATTATGAGATTTTCGACGTTTTCGCCGATAAGGCTCTGGCTGGAAATCCGCTGGCCGTTGTTCATGAGAGTGAAGGGCTTACGGACGCGCGTATGCAGGCTATCGCGCGAGAATTCAATCTGTCTGAAACGGTTTTTATCTTTCCGCCTGAAAATCCTGTCCATGAAGCAGCGGTTCGTATTTTCACACCGGATTACGAGCTGCCCTTTGCCGGTCACCCAACAGTTGGAGCTGCCGTATCTCTCGCACGCCATCGCAAGACGGGAGACGAATCGGATCGGCTTGTGACACTGGAGGAGAAAGTTGGCGTTGTTCGCTGTGGTGTAATCTTAGGTGAAAATAGTGCTTTTGCAGAATTTGATCTGCCTCGCCTGCCGGAGAAGGTTGATATCAAGATCGAGAAAGAAGAGGCCGCTGCCGCAATCGGACTTGGCACACATGAGATTGGTTTTGAAAACCATGTTCCGGAAGTCTGGAGTGCAGGGACACCTTATCTTCTTGTTCCCGTGCACAACCTGATTGCCGCGGCCAAAGTTTCTATAGACCCTGTTTATGTGAGTGAAAGCCTTCCGCATGTCGGTGAGCGGCCATTGCCGATCTATGTTTATTGTCGCGAGACGATTCTTTTCGATAGCAACTATCATACACGTATGTTCGTGACCGGTTCGAACGTCTACGAGGATCCTGCGACGGGATCTGCTGCTGCAGCATTTGGAGGTATGATCCTGACCAAGGATAAGCCCGTGGACGGCAGTTCCCAATGGTGGATCGAACAGGGCATGGAGATGGGGCGCCCATCGCGTATTCGGCTTGAACTCGATGTGTCGAAGCAAACCCTTAGCGGTGCGCGTATTGGCGGCACAGCGGTCAAAATTGCAGAGGGCCGCTTATTCGTCTGA
- a CDS encoding pyridoxamine 5'-phosphate oxidase family protein: MIIKEMSEIDVRDMIQHTPIGRLGYVLDNRPFVVPLGFRFSGGALYSFTTDGQKTEAMRKNDAVCILFDHIISKTEWRSVVVNGHYREIRRDEEKAAIVNMLSNEPAWWEPAYTKTITGGGEQRKLEPIFFRVDIESATGHQAG; the protein is encoded by the coding sequence ATGATAATCAAGGAAATGTCTGAAATTGATGTCCGCGATATGATCCAGCACACCCCAATCGGGCGGCTCGGCTATGTCCTTGATAATCGACCTTTTGTGGTGCCGCTCGGATTTCGCTTCAGTGGTGGCGCGCTTTATTCTTTCACCACCGATGGTCAAAAGACCGAGGCTATGCGCAAGAATGATGCGGTCTGTATTCTGTTCGACCACATTATTTCTAAAACGGAGTGGCGCAGCGTTGTGGTCAATGGTCACTATCGTGAGATCAGGCGGGATGAAGAGAAAGCCGCTATTGTTAACATGCTTTCAAATGAGCCGGCTTGGTGGGAACCTGCCTATACAAAGACTATCACCGGTGGCGGCGAGCAACGCAAATTGGAACCAATTTTCTTCCGCGTTGATATTGAAAGCGCCACCGGTCATCAGGCCGGCTAA